Proteins encoded by one window of bacterium:
- a CDS encoding DEAD/DEAH box helicase, producing MRQNKTIVCRDCEQNFTILFREQISSKPPTQCPKCRSVEPVPSPEFAAFGLDPRLVKAVAFAGYENPTPVQSATIPIAMQCQDLIGTAQTGTGKTAAFVLPLLNHLLLHPPHRPCTRIIVLTPTRELAEQISDTFRQLAKFTKLSVACVYGGVGLNSQADAMRRGVDVIVACPGRLLDHMNRGNTRFSQVEKLVLDEADRMLDMGFLPQIKRVISGLPEKRHTMLFSATFAPELSRLVAEYMHNPQRLNVDLQMPPKAITHALYPCPNHLKTDMVLKLLDVNDTNSVLVFARTKHRADRVAEQISKAGFKTNALHSNKSQSQRQSALNDFKYGRVQVLVATDIAARGLDVESISHVINYDIPDTADAYIHRIGRTGRMETEGDAMTLITREDAGMVWDIEKALGGPIERRKIDGFDYQNEEPTPADMGQNASARHGYRPSAKGMNKTLSYGAATRRSRGRRPTAAR from the coding sequence ATGAGACAGAACAAAACGATTGTATGTCGTGATTGCGAACAGAACTTCACCATCCTTTTCCGAGAACAGATTTCCTCTAAACCACCTACTCAGTGCCCCAAGTGCCGTAGCGTTGAGCCTGTTCCCTCCCCTGAATTTGCCGCTTTCGGCTTGGATCCGAGACTTGTGAAGGCAGTTGCCTTTGCAGGATATGAGAACCCCACGCCCGTTCAGTCGGCTACTATCCCTATAGCGATGCAGTGTCAAGACCTGATCGGCACCGCCCAAACAGGAACCGGCAAGACGGCCGCCTTTGTGTTGCCTCTCTTGAATCACCTGCTGTTGCATCCGCCCCATAGGCCTTGCACGAGAATAATCGTGTTGACGCCAACCAGGGAACTTGCCGAGCAGATCAGTGATACCTTCCGTCAGCTTGCTAAGTTCACTAAGCTAAGCGTGGCCTGTGTTTATGGCGGTGTAGGACTGAACTCTCAAGCGGACGCTATGCGGCGCGGGGTTGACGTAATCGTCGCCTGTCCCGGTAGGCTTTTAGACCACATGAACCGTGGTAATACAAGATTTTCACAAGTAGAGAAACTGGTGCTCGACGAAGCTGACCGGATGCTTGACATGGGTTTCTTGCCCCAGATTAAGCGCGTCATCTCGGGTCTTCCTGAAAAGCGACACACCATGCTCTTCTCAGCAACCTTTGCTCCAGAGCTTTCACGACTGGTCGCAGAGTACATGCATAACCCGCAACGCTTGAACGTCGACCTTCAAATGCCACCTAAAGCGATCACGCACGCCCTGTACCCATGCCCTAATCACCTGAAGACGGACATGGTTCTTAAACTACTTGATGTGAACGATACTAACTCAGTTCTGGTCTTTGCTCGCACTAAACACCGCGCAGACCGCGTGGCAGAGCAGATCAGCAAAGCAGGTTTCAAGACCAACGCCTTACATTCTAACAAGTCTCAAAGCCAGAGGCAGAGCGCCTTGAACGACTTCAAATATGGCCGTGTCCAGGTGCTTGTTGCCACCGACATCGCTGCTCGTGGTTTGGATGTCGAGAGCATTTCGCATGTTATCAACTACGACATCCCCGATACCGCTGATGCTTACATTCATCGCATCGGGCGAACCGGTAGGATGGAAACTGAAGGCGACGCGATGACGTTGATTACAAGAGAAGATGCCGGAATGGTATGGGACATCGAAAAAGCTCTCGGCGGCCCTATCGAGCGCCGCAAGATAGATGGCTTTGACTACCAAAACGAGGAGCCAACCCCTGCTGACATGGGTCAGAATGCGTCCGCTCGCCATGGTTACAGACCCTCCGCAAAGGGCATGAACAAGACTTTGAGCTACGGCGCCGCCACGAGAAGATCTCGCGGCAGAAGGCCCACTGCAGCTAGATAA
- a CDS encoding permease has translation MSPTTEKPIETKSKFVSGVAIAVKAVVLGALWYLVYCTIQPVSYWLSYSLIGFPRGSHLGSAVAFFLFEVPKVLMLLVLVVFGVGIIRSFFTPERTRSMLAGKRETLGNVLAALLGIVTPFCSCSAVPLFLGFVEAGIPLGVTLSFLIAAPMINEVAIVLLFGMFGWKVAAVYVSTGLLIAITAGWVIGRLHMERDIESWVFEIQMAQTDSSSERLAWSDRLQAGKTAVIEIVSKVWLYVVAGIAVGAGIHGYVPEGFMASFMGKSAWWSVPLAVLLGIPMYSNAAGIIPVVHALIEKGAALGTVLAFMMAVIGLSLPETIILRKVLKPRLIAVFVGVVATGILIVGYLFNFIF, from the coding sequence ATGTCCCCCACCACTGAGAAGCCGATTGAAACGAAGAGTAAGTTTGTATCAGGTGTAGCAATCGCCGTAAAGGCGGTTGTGCTTGGCGCTTTGTGGTACCTCGTCTATTGCACGATTCAGCCTGTGTCTTACTGGCTCTCGTACTCGTTGATTGGGTTTCCTAGGGGCAGTCACCTTGGGAGCGCAGTCGCATTCTTCCTATTTGAAGTACCAAAGGTGCTGATGCTTCTGGTGCTGGTAGTGTTTGGTGTGGGCATCATTCGCTCATTCTTCACTCCTGAGCGTACACGAAGTATGCTCGCAGGCAAACGCGAGACACTAGGTAACGTTCTTGCGGCGCTTCTTGGCATCGTCACGCCCTTCTGCTCTTGCTCAGCGGTGCCGTTGTTCCTGGGCTTTGTCGAGGCGGGAATTCCGTTGGGAGTGACGCTGTCGTTCCTTATCGCCGCGCCTATGATTAATGAAGTGGCTATTGTCTTGCTCTTTGGCATGTTCGGGTGGAAGGTCGCTGCTGTGTATGTATCCACCGGTTTGCTAATTGCCATCACTGCCGGCTGGGTAATCGGTCGTCTTCATATGGAGCGAGACATAGAGTCTTGGGTGTTTGAGATTCAGATGGCACAAACCGATTCATCATCAGAACGCCTGGCTTGGAGCGATCGACTGCAAGCGGGGAAGACCGCCGTCATAGAGATCGTTAGCAAAGTATGGCTCTATGTCGTTGCCGGTATTGCGGTTGGCGCGGGGATACATGGTTACGTGCCTGAAGGGTTTATGGCCTCATTCATGGGTAAGAGCGCATGGTGGTCGGTGCCGCTTGCAGTGCTGCTTGGCATTCCGATGTACTCAAACGCTGCCGGTATCATTCCTGTGGTGCATGCTTTAATCGAGAAGGGGGCTGCTCTTGGAACCGTGCTTGCCTTCATGATGGCTGTTATCGGCCTGTCCCTACCCGAAACCATCATCCTCCGCAAAGTGCTTAAACCGCGTCTAATCGCCGTGTTTGTCGGTGTTGTCGCAACCGGCATCCTCATCGTCGGCTACCTGTTCAACTTCATCTTCTAA
- a CDS encoding cytochrome c biogenesis protein CcdA encodes MLEYLFEWVYGAVAGSAYVALSASFIWGMLSVAISPCHLSSIPLIVGFISGQGKMSRSRAFGISSLFAFGVLVTIALLGVITGLMGKMWGDVGVWGNYVVALVFLLVGLNLMGIIPTPFSGPGNIKLKRRGALAAFILGLVFGIALGPCTFGFMIPVLEASRRAASESRLLYAISLVALYGIGHCLVIAFAGASAEAIQLYMNWNEKSKGVVIMRRICGALVILAGVYMVKITL; translated from the coding sequence ATGCTTGAGTACCTGTTTGAATGGGTGTATGGGGCGGTGGCGGGTTCGGCTTATGTTGCCTTGAGCGCGTCCTTTATCTGGGGGATGCTAAGTGTTGCCATTAGCCCGTGCCACCTGTCCAGCATTCCGTTGATTGTTGGGTTCATCAGCGGACAGGGAAAGATGTCACGTTCAAGAGCGTTTGGCATCTCTTCTCTCTTTGCCTTTGGGGTTCTCGTGACTATCGCCTTACTGGGTGTTATTACGGGGCTAATGGGCAAGATGTGGGGGGATGTCGGGGTCTGGGGCAACTACGTTGTGGCGTTGGTATTCCTCCTGGTCGGGCTTAACCTTATGGGTATTATTCCCACACCCTTCTCAGGGCCGGGCAATATCAAGCTAAAGCGGCGCGGCGCGCTTGCGGCTTTTATCCTCGGACTAGTGTTCGGGATTGCGCTAGGACCATGTACTTTTGGCTTTATGATCCCTGTGCTCGAGGCTAGTCGCCGTGCCGCTTCGGAGTCGCGTCTACTGTATGCTATTTCGTTGGTTGCCTTGTACGGCATCGGTCATTGCTTGGTAATCGCTTTTGCTGGAGCTTCTGCTGAGGCTATCCAACTGTACATGAATTGGAACGAAAAGTCCAAAGGGGTTGTCATTATGCGGCGCATTTGCGGTGCGCTCGTTATATTGGCCGGCGTCTACATGGTTAAAATCACTCTTTAA